A window of Verrucomicrobiota bacterium contains these coding sequences:
- a CDS encoding HAMP domain-containing sensor histidine kinase produces the protein MIGSPEEYKEIQLFDLEGDASNRDFYNKLLRGTTHKLNNQIAVIDGFSSLMKMTDHLDPSLVENLDHIKTASTSAASLGERILSAGGCTRVQPQIVKTADYVAGMRADLIFPFEQAGIHVQVNVSEGLPDIQTDPSRLKDALLETMRNAAEAAGPDGEAALDVVGPAQGGPGGQGWVDIIIRNTGELIPKEKLEIIFTPFFSSKDSTHFGLGLTIAAMLLTQLGARIRIKSDEQMTTLWMSVPVA, from the coding sequence ATGATTGGATCCCCGGAAGAATACAAGGAAATCCAGCTCTTCGACCTCGAAGGAGACGCCTCCAACCGTGATTTCTACAACAAGCTTCTCCGAGGCACGACCCACAAGCTGAACAACCAAATCGCGGTCATCGACGGCTTCTCCAGCCTCATGAAAATGACCGACCATCTGGACCCCTCTCTGGTAGAGAACCTCGATCACATCAAAACCGCCTCCACCTCGGCCGCCAGCCTGGGCGAACGCATCCTCTCGGCGGGGGGCTGCACGCGGGTCCAGCCGCAAATCGTGAAAACGGCCGACTACGTGGCAGGCATGCGCGCCGACCTCATCTTCCCGTTTGAACAAGCCGGCATCCACGTGCAGGTCAATGTCTCGGAGGGCCTCCCCGACATCCAGACCGATCCCTCCCGGCTGAAAGACGCCCTCCTTGAAACCATGCGAAACGCGGCCGAAGCGGCCGGGCCCGATGGCGAAGCCGCTCTCGACGTGGTCGGACCGGCGCAGGGCGGACCAGGCGGCCAGGGCTGGGTCGACATCATCATCCGCAACACCGGTGAACTCATTCCCAAGGAAAAGTTGGAAATCATCTTCACCCCCTTCTTCAGCAGCAAAGACAGCACCCACTTCGGCCTCGGCCTGACCATCGCCGCCATGCTCTTGACCCAACTCGGCGCCCGCATCCGCATCAAAAGCGACGAGCAAATGACCACCCTCTGGATGAGCGTGCCCGTGGCCTAA
- the trxA gene encoding thioredoxin yields MSTELTVTATQENFASEVKEASLPVVVDFWAEWCGPCRMLSPVLDEIAEEKKDTVKVVKLNVDDNRELAAEYSVRSIPMLLFFKGGEVKDQITGVVPKEEITKRLDALV; encoded by the coding sequence ATGTCTACCGAACTCACCGTCACCGCCACCCAGGAAAATTTCGCCAGCGAAGTGAAAGAAGCTTCGCTTCCAGTGGTCGTCGATTTCTGGGCCGAGTGGTGCGGACCCTGCCGCATGCTCTCCCCCGTGCTTGACGAAATCGCCGAAGAAAAAAAAGACACCGTCAAAGTGGTGAAACTGAACGTGGACGACAACCGCGAACTGGCCGCCGAATACAGCGTGCGCTCCATCCCCATGCTCCTTTTTTTCAAGGGCGGTGAGGTCAAAGACCAAATCACCGGTGTCGTCCCCAAGGAAGAAATCACCAAGCGACTCGACGCGCTGGTCTAA
- the nadC gene encoding carboxylating nicotinate-nucleotide diphosphorylase, whose translation MDAAVERLLDLALAEDLGNGDLTTEAFVPQEARSGCRIVSRGTGVLAGMEVALAVLRRLEPELEIAEKAEDGTSLRPGQIVLAAEGRTAPLLTAERTALNFLQRLSGIASLTRRYRQLVAGLPVQLLDTRKTTPGWRLLEKAAVVAGGGINHRMGLYDGVMVKDNHLVFLSQDGDLQQGIHRLRERHPGIPIELEVDTLEQLERFLQLEGVDVILLDNMEPDTLRQAVQLTQGRVKLEASGGITEETLRAKAETGVDFISIGALTHSARALDLSLELHPL comes from the coding sequence ATGGACGCCGCCGTGGAACGACTCCTCGACCTCGCCCTCGCCGAGGACCTTGGCAATGGCGATCTCACCACGGAAGCCTTCGTCCCGCAGGAGGCGCGCTCGGGCTGCCGAATTGTTTCGCGGGGAACAGGCGTGCTGGCCGGCATGGAAGTGGCCTTGGCCGTTTTGCGACGTCTCGAACCCGAGTTGGAAATCGCCGAAAAAGCCGAAGACGGCACCTCTCTCCGGCCCGGTCAAATCGTCTTGGCGGCCGAGGGCCGGACCGCCCCCCTCCTGACGGCCGAGCGGACCGCGCTCAACTTCCTGCAACGTCTCTCCGGCATCGCCAGTCTCACCCGACGCTATCGCCAGCTCGTGGCCGGCCTCCCGGTCCAGCTTTTGGACACCCGCAAAACCACTCCCGGCTGGCGCCTCCTGGAAAAGGCAGCCGTGGTGGCCGGCGGCGGAATCAATCATCGTATGGGTCTCTACGATGGGGTCATGGTGAAAGACAATCATCTGGTCTTTCTCTCTCAGGACGGGGACTTGCAGCAAGGCATTCACCGACTGCGGGAACGCCATCCCGGGATCCCGATCGAGCTGGAGGTCGATACCTTGGAACAATTGGAGCGGTTTCTTCAGCTGGAGGGAGTGGACGTCATCCTGCTTGACAACATGGAACCCGACACCCTCCGCCAAGCCGTCCAACTCACCCAAGGGCGCGTCAAACTGGAGGCCAGTGGCGGCATCACCGAAGAGACACTCCGAGCCAAGGCGGAAACCGGCGTCGACTTCATCTCGATCGGTGCGCTCACTCATTCGGCCCGCGCGCTGGACCTCAGCTTGGAACTCCATCCCCTGTGA
- a CDS encoding M20/M25/M40 family metallo-hydrolase — protein MESSFPGDCVRLLQELVRIPSVNPEDHPGTERTGEEALAQQLALWLGAWEVEWRVEEVLPGRPNFLARFPTARPPRQRVALAPHLDTVGVGGMTVPPFAGELRDGKVWGRGASDTKGCLAAMLWALFLEKEGLRKKSTEVWLTAFMGEESRQPGSRDFAKRYPDFDFALVGEPTECQVVRRHLGCFWGAISFTGRAAHASEPSRGVNAILKAAEGALRLEREFGPSLARFADPVLGRPRLNVALIEGGKRPNIVPDRCELVIDLRTTPALHREGAERLLREWMESVGIDFERIEERTLAPPLAVEDSNPWVETLAGLGAELTHAPWFCDAAHLAEAGIPSVAAGPGSIAQAHTVDEFLAVEDLEAGVVFYRRFLQALD, from the coding sequence ATGGAATCCTCCTTCCCCGGCGACTGCGTCCGCCTCCTGCAAGAGTTGGTCCGAATCCCGAGCGTCAATCCCGAGGATCACCCGGGGACGGAGCGGACGGGAGAAGAGGCTCTGGCCCAACAACTTGCGCTTTGGTTGGGCGCTTGGGAGGTGGAGTGGCGGGTGGAAGAGGTGCTGCCAGGGCGCCCCAATTTCTTAGCCCGGTTTCCGACGGCCCGCCCTCCCCGCCAGCGAGTGGCGCTCGCTCCCCATCTGGACACGGTCGGGGTGGGGGGCATGACGGTGCCGCCTTTTGCGGGGGAGCTGCGGGACGGCAAGGTTTGGGGGCGAGGGGCGAGCGATACCAAGGGTTGCCTGGCGGCCATGCTGTGGGCGCTTTTTTTGGAGAAGGAGGGGCTGCGTAAGAAGTCGACGGAGGTTTGGTTGACCGCTTTCATGGGGGAGGAGAGCCGGCAGCCGGGCTCCCGCGATTTCGCCAAGCGCTACCCGGACTTCGATTTTGCGCTGGTGGGTGAGCCGACCGAGTGCCAGGTAGTGCGGCGTCATTTGGGCTGTTTCTGGGGGGCGATTTCCTTTACCGGTCGCGCGGCGCACGCCTCCGAGCCTTCCCGCGGAGTCAATGCCATCCTGAAAGCGGCTGAGGGCGCGCTTCGCTTGGAGAGGGAGTTCGGTCCGAGCCTGGCCCGCTTTGCCGATCCTGTTTTGGGTCGACCTCGCTTGAACGTGGCGCTGATCGAGGGCGGGAAGCGACCCAACATTGTGCCGGATCGCTGCGAGCTGGTCATCGATCTCCGAACCACGCCCGCGCTTCATCGCGAGGGCGCCGAGCGCCTGCTTCGCGAGTGGATGGAGTCGGTGGGAATCGACTTCGAGCGGATCGAGGAGCGCACCTTGGCCCCTCCTTTGGCGGTGGAGGATTCGAATCCCTGGGTGGAAACGCTGGCAGGTTTGGGGGCTGAGCTGACGCACGCTCCTTGGTTCTGCGATGCGGCCCATTTGGCGGAGGCCGGGATTCCCAGCGTGGCGGCTGGGCCGGGCTCGATCGCCCAAGCGCATACCGTGGACGAGTTTTTGGCGGTAGAGGATTTGGAGGCGGGCGTAGTCTTCTATCGACGCTTTCTCCAAGCGCTCGATTGA
- a CDS encoding biotin--[acetyl-CoA-carboxylase] ligase — protein sequence MSPDLIRAFADSLPPDLRLRCVSQTDSTNRQARAEWQGPPLALFADHQSAGRGRRGNRWFSPAGHSLLFSLALAPPTSAESWSLLTQAVGVAVAELLRQETRIQACLKWPNDVLVEDRKIAGILLESDLQSGLVVIGIGLNVLSQKEDFPEELRESATSVLREAPTLAQETHPREWLAGQLLHHLFQWLDRPAQTILATASAQSCLLDRLVELQTSSGPRRGLVRGLGPQGELLLEENGTLHPILQAHEVRPLPSTYF from the coding sequence GTGAGCCCTGACCTCATCCGAGCCTTCGCGGACTCACTCCCCCCGGACCTCCGCCTCCGCTGCGTCTCGCAAACCGATTCCACCAATCGGCAGGCCCGGGCCGAGTGGCAGGGACCTCCGCTGGCTCTCTTTGCCGATCACCAAAGCGCCGGTCGCGGTCGTCGCGGAAACCGTTGGTTCTCCCCGGCCGGTCACAGCCTGCTCTTTTCCCTCGCGCTGGCGCCCCCCACCTCCGCGGAAAGCTGGAGCCTCTTGACGCAAGCTGTCGGGGTGGCGGTGGCCGAACTCCTGCGCCAAGAAACCCGCATCCAAGCCTGCCTCAAATGGCCGAACGACGTGCTGGTGGAAGACCGCAAAATCGCCGGCATCCTCTTAGAATCGGACCTGCAATCCGGCCTCGTCGTGATCGGCATCGGGCTCAATGTCCTTTCCCAGAAAGAAGACTTCCCAGAAGAACTTCGCGAGAGCGCCACCTCCGTTCTCCGGGAAGCGCCCACGCTCGCCCAGGAAACCCATCCCCGCGAATGGCTGGCCGGGCAGCTCTTGCACCACCTTTTCCAATGGCTGGACCGCCCGGCCCAGACCATCCTGGCCACCGCCAGCGCGCAGAGCTGCTTACTGGATCGACTCGTGGAACTCCAGACCAGCAGCGGCCCTCGCCGGGGCCTCGTTCGCGGCCTGGGCCCCCAGGGCGAACTGCTCTTGGAGGAAAACGGCACCCTGCACCCGATCCTCCAAGCCCACGAAGTCCGCCCTCTGCCTTCCACTTATTTTTGA
- the hemL gene encoding glutamate-1-semialdehyde 2,1-aminomutase, translating into MQSSNTAGPLSQKLYQHAERVIPGGVNSPVRAFRNVDGTPFFVQRAKGPLLWDVDGRELIDYVGTWGPAILGHAPLPVIEAVHQAAKDGVSFGIPHPAEVEMARLICDWVPSVEKVRLVNSGTEATMSAIRLARGFTGRERILKFEGCYHGHVDSLLVSAGSGALTFGKPDSAGVPRSFAELTLTVPFNEPGAVEQVFQEWGPEIAAIIVEPFPANAGLIPPREGFLEFLREITRRYDSLLIFDEVMTGFRVAKGGVQERMGLRPDLTALGKVIGGGLPVGALGGRAEIMNHLAPDGPVYQAGTLSGNPLAVAAGLAQLRELDRRHAYQRLEELGAMLEEAVRSGLAAAGRSYTFHRLGSMFCLFFTEEPVLNLESAQKADQAAFQKFFKSCLEKGVYFAPSPFETGFISLAHGDMEMTKTAEVVREALAQL; encoded by the coding sequence ATGCAATCATCCAACACGGCCGGCCCGCTCTCCCAGAAACTCTACCAGCATGCCGAGAGGGTCATTCCTGGAGGAGTCAATTCGCCGGTCCGGGCGTTTCGCAACGTCGATGGCACGCCCTTTTTCGTGCAGCGGGCCAAGGGGCCTCTGCTTTGGGACGTGGATGGGCGCGAGCTGATCGATTACGTCGGCACTTGGGGGCCGGCCATCCTGGGGCATGCCCCTTTGCCGGTCATCGAGGCCGTCCACCAGGCGGCCAAGGACGGAGTCAGCTTTGGCATTCCTCATCCGGCCGAGGTGGAGATGGCGCGCTTGATTTGCGATTGGGTTCCCAGCGTGGAGAAGGTCCGGCTGGTCAACAGTGGCACCGAGGCCACCATGTCCGCCATCCGCTTGGCGCGGGGCTTCACGGGGCGGGAGCGCATTCTGAAGTTCGAGGGCTGCTACCACGGCCATGTCGATTCGCTGCTGGTTTCGGCGGGAAGCGGGGCCTTGACCTTTGGGAAGCCCGACAGCGCCGGGGTGCCGCGGTCTTTCGCGGAACTCACGCTGACGGTTCCTTTCAATGAGCCCGGGGCGGTCGAGCAGGTCTTTCAGGAGTGGGGCCCGGAAATCGCGGCCATCATCGTGGAGCCTTTCCCAGCCAATGCCGGACTCATCCCGCCGCGAGAGGGCTTTCTCGAGTTTCTTCGCGAGATCACCCGCCGCTATGACTCGCTTCTGATTTTCGACGAGGTCATGACCGGCTTCCGCGTGGCAAAGGGGGGGGTGCAAGAACGAATGGGCCTGAGGCCCGATTTGACGGCCCTGGGCAAGGTCATCGGCGGCGGCTTGCCGGTGGGGGCTTTGGGGGGTCGCGCCGAGATCATGAATCACTTGGCGCCCGATGGTCCCGTCTACCAGGCGGGCACGCTTTCGGGCAATCCTTTGGCAGTGGCGGCTGGGCTGGCCCAATTGCGCGAGTTGGACCGACGCCATGCCTACCAGCGCTTGGAGGAGCTGGGGGCGATGCTGGAGGAGGCGGTCCGCTCAGGCTTGGCGGCCGCGGGACGCTCTTACACCTTCCATCGACTTGGCTCCATGTTCTGTCTCTTTTTCACCGAAGAGCCGGTCCTGAATTTGGAATCAGCCCAGAAAGCCGACCAGGCCGCCTTCCAAAAGTTCTTCAAGTCGTGTTTGGAGAAGGGAGTCTACTTTGCCCCCTCTCCTTTTGAAACCGGCTTCATTTCGCTGGCCCACGGGGACATGGAGATGACCAAGACGGCGGAAGTGGTGAGAGAGGCCTTGGCTCAGTTGTAG
- the dtd gene encoding D-aminoacyl-tRNA deacylase: MRVLLQRVSQAKVEVDGRLIGQISQGLLLLLGIEEADTEEDIEWLVRKAARMRLFADAQGKMNASLHEVQGQALIVSQFTLHASTKKGHRPSFLRAAAPAQALPLYHQFLKTWEKETGRAPASGQFGAAMEVSLVNDGPVTIWIDSKARE, from the coding sequence ATGCGTGTGCTACTTCAGCGGGTCTCTCAGGCCAAGGTCGAGGTCGACGGACGGCTCATCGGGCAAATCTCCCAAGGTCTGCTCCTCCTCCTGGGAATCGAAGAGGCCGACACCGAAGAAGACATCGAATGGCTCGTCAGGAAAGCCGCTCGCATGCGGCTCTTCGCCGACGCGCAAGGCAAAATGAATGCCTCACTCCACGAAGTCCAAGGACAGGCTCTCATCGTGAGCCAATTCACCCTCCACGCCAGCACCAAAAAGGGCCATCGCCCCTCCTTCCTCCGCGCGGCCGCTCCGGCGCAAGCCCTTCCCCTCTATCACCAATTTCTGAAAACTTGGGAGAAGGAAACAGGGCGAGCCCCCGCCTCCGGCCAATTCGGGGCAGCCATGGAGGTCTCTCTGGTCAATGACGGCCCCGTCACCATCTGGATCGACTCCAAAGCCAGGGAATGA
- a CDS encoding N-acetylmuramoyl-L-alanine amidase, which translates to MSRLSSPQLGLPLAIALALLSVLPPSQAQDFEWKIIQKDKREFVSGKNVARFYGFPKYGLAGQEVVFRSQSILIQGQLESKDLYINGVRFILNDALQLHQGKVLLSKLDLLKLINPVLRPNLIRTATPFNTVIIDPGHGGKDKGAIGYYGLEKDYNLSLSLAVGKELQRLGFKVLYTRTKDIFIDLEGRAEYANQQDNAIFLSIHHNASSRKAARGIETFALAPQGASSTNTGRLDLKKHKGNQRDSENIALATAIHSQATRRTQAEDRGIKRARFSVIRNVEIPGILFEAGFLTNQAEAKKVHTSAYRAQLAAAIAQGVLNFRAAITSR; encoded by the coding sequence ATGTCTCGCCTGTCTTCCCCCCAGCTCGGCCTGCCCCTGGCCATCGCTCTGGCCCTCCTCTCGGTCCTCCCCCCGAGCCAGGCCCAGGACTTCGAGTGGAAGATCATCCAAAAAGACAAGCGCGAGTTCGTGAGCGGCAAAAACGTGGCCCGCTTCTACGGCTTCCCCAAATACGGCCTCGCGGGCCAGGAAGTGGTCTTTCGCTCCCAGTCGATTCTCATCCAGGGCCAACTCGAATCCAAAGACCTCTACATCAATGGCGTCCGCTTCATCCTGAACGACGCCCTCCAACTCCACCAAGGGAAGGTTCTCCTCTCGAAGCTCGACCTCCTCAAGCTCATCAACCCCGTCTTACGGCCCAATCTCATCCGCACGGCCACCCCCTTCAACACCGTCATCATCGACCCCGGCCACGGCGGAAAAGACAAAGGCGCCATCGGCTACTACGGCTTGGAAAAAGACTACAACCTCAGCCTCTCCCTGGCGGTGGGAAAAGAACTGCAACGGCTCGGCTTCAAAGTCCTCTACACCCGAACCAAAGACATCTTCATCGACCTCGAAGGGCGCGCCGAATATGCCAACCAACAGGACAACGCCATCTTCCTAAGCATCCACCACAATGCCTCCAGCCGGAAAGCGGCCCGCGGGATTGAAACCTTTGCGCTCGCGCCCCAGGGCGCCTCCTCCACCAACACCGGGCGGCTCGACCTCAAAAAACACAAAGGCAACCAGCGCGACTCCGAAAACATCGCCCTCGCCACCGCCATCCACAGCCAGGCCACCCGCCGGACCCAGGCCGAAGACCGCGGGATCAAGCGCGCCCGCTTCTCGGTCATCCGCAATGTCGAAATCCCCGGCATCCTCTTCGAAGCCGGGTTTCTGACCAACCAAGCCGAAGCCAAAAAAGTCCACACCAGCGCCTACCGCGCGCAACTGGCCGCGGCCATCGCCCAAGGGGTCCTCAACTTTCGCGCCGCCATCACCTCACGCTGA
- a CDS encoding valine--tRNA ligase: MPLAAPPKERSSGERLLYKKGARGKYPRMSELSKAYAPVEVERKWYARWLEAGCFRGEESAEEEGFSIVIPPPNVTGILHMGHVLNNTIQDILARRARQEGKAVLWLPGTDHAGIATQTRVEKELRKTEKVTRRDLGREKFLERVWAWKEEYGGIIIQQLKRLGCSCDWERERFTMDEDYSRWVAKVFTDLFEQGLIYRGKRMVNWCPVSLTALSDEEVIMKPQRSQLYTMKYEVVGQPGRFLEIATTRPETLMGDVAVAVHPEDERYASLIGQKVRRPFPAAEIPVIGDEYVDQEFGTGALKITPAHDPADFDIGTRHDLEIIDVLHPDGKIHCPEVPELDGLDRFAARKKAAEMLEERDALLRVEEYDNNVGFSERADVPIEPRLSMQWFLRYPCVEESAEAVASGAIAFRPARWAKTFAHWMENIQDWCISRQLWWGHQIPVWYRADQAAALREAESLDLKDLEAGVIHVGIDPPENEGEWVRDEDVLDTWFSSWLWPFATMARVDQENETLKKFYPTSDLVTGPDILFFWVARMIMAGFRFRGEKPFANVFFTSLIRDQKGRKLSKSLGNSPDPLLLMEEYGSDGLRFGLMRIAPVGTDVRYDEKQIEEGRNFANKLWNACRYRQMQGDGLMADRLDAALCPIYGLDVLAKLDAMEQAVAAAYQEYRFNEIAAQLYEFFWSEFCDWYLESIKEDLRGAGEAARREQALAVIDTVLPRFLMQLHPFMPHVTEELWLLLGFGQEGEFLMRRCLPQKEKAAAALGERGAQARVAKIYGAVRQARHLKAEYHLASNREVRFVLKTEEDWIAGESAVLASLAQSQAVVVDPTYQAERGTPVAVTDLGELFLPLEGLVDLEAERERLSKELKKTEIEVKKCQGKLGNASFVDRAPAEVVEQERARLADWEDKRQRLQEQLASLG; the protein is encoded by the coding sequence ATGCCGCTTGCCGCCCCGCCCAAGGAGCGCTCCTCGGGGGAACGCCTGCTTTACAAAAAGGGGGCACGCGGCAAGTATCCGCGCATGTCGGAACTGTCGAAGGCCTACGCGCCCGTCGAGGTGGAGCGGAAGTGGTATGCGCGCTGGTTGGAGGCGGGTTGTTTCCGGGGGGAGGAGTCGGCCGAGGAGGAAGGCTTTTCCATCGTGATCCCCCCGCCGAATGTGACGGGCATTCTCCACATGGGGCATGTGCTCAACAACACCATCCAGGATATCTTGGCCCGCCGGGCGCGGCAGGAGGGCAAGGCGGTCTTGTGGCTGCCGGGGACCGACCACGCCGGCATCGCCACCCAGACGCGGGTCGAGAAGGAGCTCCGTAAGACGGAGAAGGTGACCCGCCGGGACTTGGGGCGAGAGAAGTTTCTCGAGCGAGTCTGGGCTTGGAAGGAGGAGTATGGCGGCATCATCATCCAGCAGCTCAAGCGCCTGGGCTGCTCTTGTGATTGGGAGCGGGAGCGCTTCACCATGGACGAGGACTACAGCCGGTGGGTGGCCAAGGTCTTCACCGATCTCTTTGAGCAAGGGCTGATTTACCGGGGGAAGCGGATGGTGAATTGGTGCCCGGTCTCGCTGACGGCGCTTTCCGATGAGGAGGTGATCATGAAGCCGCAGCGCTCCCAGCTCTACACCATGAAGTATGAGGTGGTGGGACAGCCGGGCCGGTTCCTGGAAATCGCAACCACTCGGCCGGAGACCCTCATGGGGGATGTGGCGGTGGCGGTTCATCCAGAGGACGAGCGCTACGCTTCGCTCATCGGCCAGAAGGTGCGGCGGCCTTTTCCGGCGGCCGAGATCCCCGTCATCGGCGACGAGTATGTGGACCAGGAGTTCGGCACGGGCGCGCTCAAGATCACCCCGGCGCACGATCCGGCCGACTTTGACATTGGCACTCGGCACGATTTGGAGATCATCGATGTCTTGCACCCGGACGGAAAGATCCATTGTCCTGAGGTGCCGGAGCTGGATGGCTTGGACCGCTTTGCGGCCCGCAAAAAGGCGGCCGAGATGCTGGAGGAGCGGGACGCTCTCCTGCGGGTGGAGGAATATGACAACAATGTGGGGTTTTCAGAGCGGGCCGATGTGCCGATTGAGCCTCGGCTCTCCATGCAGTGGTTCTTAAGATATCCCTGCGTGGAGGAGTCGGCCGAGGCGGTGGCCAGCGGAGCGATCGCCTTTCGCCCGGCCCGGTGGGCGAAAACCTTTGCCCACTGGATGGAGAACATTCAGGACTGGTGCATCAGCCGTCAGCTTTGGTGGGGGCATCAGATCCCGGTTTGGTATCGGGCGGACCAGGCGGCCGCGCTGCGGGAGGCGGAGTCGCTCGATCTCAAGGATTTGGAAGCCGGGGTCATTCATGTGGGCATCGACCCTCCCGAGAACGAGGGCGAGTGGGTCCGGGATGAAGATGTGCTCGATACTTGGTTTAGCTCTTGGCTGTGGCCCTTTGCCACCATGGCGAGGGTCGACCAGGAGAACGAGACCTTGAAGAAGTTTTACCCCACGAGCGATCTGGTGACGGGTCCGGACATTCTCTTTTTCTGGGTCGCCCGCATGATTATGGCGGGCTTTCGCTTTCGGGGAGAGAAGCCCTTCGCCAATGTGTTTTTCACCTCGCTCATCCGCGACCAAAAAGGTCGCAAATTGAGCAAGAGCCTCGGCAATAGCCCCGATCCACTTTTGTTGATGGAGGAGTATGGTTCGGATGGGTTGCGCTTTGGGCTGATGCGGATCGCCCCGGTCGGGACGGATGTCCGCTACGATGAGAAGCAGATCGAGGAGGGCCGGAACTTTGCCAACAAGCTTTGGAATGCTTGCCGGTATCGCCAAATGCAAGGGGACGGACTGATGGCGGACCGTTTGGATGCAGCTCTCTGCCCGATCTACGGGCTGGATGTCCTCGCGAAATTGGACGCCATGGAGCAGGCGGTGGCCGCCGCCTACCAGGAATATCGCTTCAATGAGATCGCGGCCCAGCTCTATGAGTTTTTCTGGAGTGAGTTCTGTGACTGGTATCTGGAATCGATCAAGGAGGACTTGCGAGGGGCCGGGGAAGCGGCTCGTCGGGAACAGGCTTTGGCCGTGATCGACACCGTCTTGCCGCGCTTTCTCATGCAACTGCACCCGTTCATGCCCCACGTGACGGAAGAATTATGGCTTTTGCTTGGTTTCGGTCAGGAGGGCGAGTTTCTGATGCGGCGTTGCCTGCCTCAGAAGGAGAAGGCGGCGGCGGCGCTGGGAGAAAGGGGGGCGCAAGCGCGGGTCGCCAAAATCTATGGAGCCGTGCGGCAGGCCCGCCATCTCAAGGCGGAGTACCATTTGGCCAGCAATCGGGAGGTGCGGTTTGTCCTCAAGACGGAGGAGGATTGGATCGCGGGGGAGTCGGCGGTTCTGGCCTCGCTCGCCCAGTCTCAGGCGGTGGTGGTCGACCCGACCTACCAAGCGGAGCGAGGAACGCCGGTCGCGGTCACCGATTTGGGAGAGCTTTTTCTTCCCTTGGAGGGGCTCGTGGATCTGGAAGCGGAGCGGGAACGGCTCTCCAAGGAACTCAAGAAAACCGAGATCGAGGTCAAGAAGTGCCAGGGCAAACTGGGCAATGCCAGCTTCGTGGACCGAGCGCCGGCCGAGGTGGTGGAGCAAGAGCGCGCCCGGTTGGCGGATTGGGAGGACAAGCGCCAGCGCTTGCAGGAACAGCTGGCCTCGTTAGGCTAG